A section of the Oncorhynchus gorbuscha isolate QuinsamMale2020 ecotype Even-year linkage group LG04, OgorEven_v1.0, whole genome shotgun sequence genome encodes:
- the b3galt8 gene encoding beta-1,3-galactosyltransferase 2 — MLKTSYWRLVKYFIIAGVLIVVVNILLNKKAQPKTDLPTPSPLSQELYKVISPETYKYVLNHVSVCKERSPFLVLMVPVAPSDGLSRDAIRKTWGRPGLISNVDILTLFYVGLPAEEQSSHIQQDLEKESKEHADIIQMDFLDSYQNLTIKSMMIMNWLATHCQGASYAMKVDTDIFVNVFYLVNKLLVEGGPLRRKYITGSVISDGRPRRDRKSKWHLSEDIYPEDTFPPYVSGAGYVFSIDLANRISWASRFVRPIPLEDVYVGLCLRVLGVRPVYSQTLLPPRNLFEINRLDYETCTYATRVIVTGFKPHELLDIWGDFQKSHLTC, encoded by the coding sequence ATGCTTAAAACGTCTTACTGGAGGTTAGTGAAGTATTTTATCATTGCAGGTGTACTCATAGTTGTTGTTAATATCTTACTGAACAAAAAAGCTCAGCCAAAGACGGATTTACCAACACCAAGTCCTCTGTCTCAGGAACTTTACAAGGTGATTTCCCCAGAAACCTACAAATACGTTCTcaaccatgtgtctgtgtgtaaggaAAGAAGCCCATTTCTGGTGCTAATGGTTCCAGTGGCACCCTCTGATGGGTTGTCCAGGGATGCTATCAGAAAGACATGGGGCAGACCAGGCCTCATCTCTAATGTGGATATCCTCACTCTGTTCTATGTGGGCTTGCCCGCGGAGGAACAAAGCTCCCACATTCAACAGGACCTGGAGAAGGAGAGCAAAGAACACGCTGACATCATCCAAATGGATTTCCTGGACAGCTACCAGAACCTGACCATCAAGTCCATGATGATCATGAACTGGCTCGCCACCCACTGTCAGGGTGCCTCTTATGCGATGAAGGTGGACACAGACATTTTCGTCAACGTGTTCTACCTGGTCAATAAGCTGTTAGTTGAAGGTGGCCCTCTCAGGCGTAAGTACATCACAGGCTCAGTCATCAGTGACGGCAGGCCTCGTAGGGATAGGAAGAGCAAGTGGCATCTGTCTGAGGACATTTACCCCGAAGACACGTTCCCCCCATATGTCTCTGGAGCAGGGTATGTCTTCTCTATTGACCTGGCCAACAGGATCTCATGGGCATCCAGGTTTGTGAGACCCATCCCCCTGGAGGATGTCTATGTGGGGTTGTGTCTCCGGGTTCTAGGGGTCCGGCCTGTGTACTCTCAAACACTGCTTCCTCCCAGGAACTTGTTTGAGATCAATCGGTTGGATTATGAGACGTGTACGTATGCCACGCGGGTCATTGTCACTGGATTTAAACCACATGAGCTGCTGGACATTTGGGGTGACTTTCAGAAAAGCCATCTCACCTGTTGA